A genomic stretch from Mycobacterium cookii includes:
- the tsaE gene encoding tRNA (adenosine(37)-N6)-threonylcarbamoyltransferase complex ATPase subunit type 1 TsaE produces MTERSGLATLPRVDDTVALGSQLGAQLRAGDVVVLSGPLGAGKTLLAKGIAAAMDVDGPVTSPTFVLARVHPARRSGAPAMIHVDVYRLLDHTGADLLDELESLDLDTELDDAVVVVEWGEGLAERLSERHLDVRLERISNSDTRTATWQWSVP; encoded by the coding sequence GTGACTGAGAGGTCTGGTCTCGCGACGCTGCCGCGCGTGGACGACACCGTCGCACTGGGTTCGCAGTTGGGCGCACAGCTACGCGCCGGCGACGTCGTCGTACTCTCCGGTCCGCTCGGTGCGGGAAAAACATTGCTGGCCAAGGGGATCGCCGCGGCGATGGACGTCGACGGGCCGGTGACCTCGCCGACGTTCGTACTGGCGCGGGTGCATCCTGCGCGACGCAGCGGCGCCCCGGCGATGATCCATGTCGACGTCTACCGGCTGCTCGACCACACCGGCGCCGACCTGCTCGACGAGCTCGAATCATTGGATCTCGACACCGAACTCGACGATGCCGTCGTCGTCGTGGAGTGGGGCGAGGGCCTGGCCGAGCGCTTGTCCGAGCGACACCTGGACGTCCGTCTCGAGCGAATCAGCAACTCCGACACCCGGACTGCGACATGGCAGTGGAGCGTTCCGTGA
- a CDS encoding flavin-containing monooxygenase, with product MRSRYAGQPFTTSTADIAAALEQVSIPTLLLSLVHITGDSRFIRDFKPAGIFLNEVQGFMSEDDKARARAEALPVITDYRDRGCPELDPLAPELIKEMMDWAVCENVPDDYQALLAEEMDLDGVDPRKPAPLDSDQAAHLPVVVIGCGESGILAGIRLRQANIPFTIVEKNAGPGGTWWENRYPGARVDVANHFYCYSFEPSNEWTHFFAEQPELQHYFENVIDKHGLDEHVRWQTEVIAAEWDDEDGVWTVTTRAPDEGFTTMQARAVITAVGQLNRPYIPEFKGANTFRGPSFHSAAWDHSVDITGKRVALIGAGASGFQIAPAIADEAEHVTVFQRTAQWMFPNPMYHDAVGDGVRWAMDHLPYYGRWYRFLVLWPGSDKGLDAARVDPAYANQDYAVSEINAAARMMFTDWITNQVDGDEKLLAKVLPDYPATGKRTLQDNGTWLRTLRRDDVDLVRTPIEQITPDGIVTADGVSHKVDIIVYATGFRHTDVLWPMTITGRDGVDLHTVWGNRPFAYLGITVPHFPNFFVLYGPGAHLAHGGSLIFNSELQMRYIDSCLAKLADPNVHSIEPTADAAAAWHERTQAEIKQMVWSHPAVKHSYFKNSDGEIHTVSPWRLNEYWAETREPDWSAFEIRSRT from the coding sequence GTGCGCAGCCGCTATGCGGGCCAACCCTTCACCACGTCCACCGCCGACATCGCCGCCGCGCTCGAACAGGTCAGCATCCCCACCCTGTTGCTGTCGCTGGTGCACATCACCGGCGACTCCCGCTTCATCCGCGACTTCAAACCCGCCGGGATCTTCCTCAACGAGGTCCAGGGGTTCATGTCCGAAGACGACAAAGCCCGTGCCCGGGCGGAGGCGTTGCCGGTGATCACCGACTACCGCGACCGTGGCTGCCCCGAATTGGACCCGCTGGCCCCGGAACTCATCAAGGAGATGATGGACTGGGCGGTCTGCGAGAACGTCCCCGACGACTATCAGGCGCTGCTGGCCGAGGAGATGGATCTCGACGGCGTCGACCCGCGCAAGCCGGCGCCACTGGACTCCGACCAAGCAGCCCACCTTCCGGTCGTCGTGATCGGCTGCGGCGAATCGGGAATACTCGCCGGAATCCGGCTGCGCCAGGCCAACATTCCGTTCACGATCGTGGAAAAGAACGCCGGTCCGGGCGGGACGTGGTGGGAGAACAGATACCCGGGTGCACGTGTCGATGTGGCCAACCATTTCTACTGCTACAGCTTCGAGCCGAGCAACGAGTGGACGCACTTCTTCGCCGAACAGCCTGAGCTGCAGCACTATTTCGAGAACGTGATAGACAAGCACGGCCTCGACGAGCACGTGCGCTGGCAGACCGAAGTCATCGCCGCCGAGTGGGACGACGAGGACGGCGTGTGGACCGTCACGACGCGTGCACCCGACGAGGGATTCACCACGATGCAGGCGCGCGCCGTCATCACCGCGGTCGGCCAGCTCAACCGCCCATATATCCCCGAGTTCAAGGGCGCGAACACCTTTCGCGGGCCGTCGTTTCACTCCGCGGCGTGGGACCACTCGGTCGACATCACCGGCAAGCGCGTCGCGCTGATCGGCGCAGGCGCCAGCGGCTTTCAGATCGCTCCGGCCATCGCCGACGAGGCCGAGCACGTCACCGTTTTTCAGCGCACCGCCCAGTGGATGTTTCCCAACCCGATGTATCACGACGCGGTCGGCGACGGCGTGCGCTGGGCGATGGACCACCTGCCGTACTACGGACGCTGGTACCGATTCCTGGTGCTGTGGCCCGGGTCCGACAAAGGCCTCGACGCCGCGCGCGTCGACCCCGCCTACGCCAACCAGGACTACGCGGTCAGCGAGATCAACGCCGCGGCCCGGATGATGTTCACCGACTGGATCACCAATCAGGTTGACGGCGACGAGAAACTGCTGGCCAAGGTGCTGCCGGACTACCCGGCCACCGGCAAGCGGACGCTGCAGGACAACGGCACCTGGCTGCGCACACTGCGACGCGACGACGTCGACTTGGTCCGCACGCCGATCGAGCAGATCACCCCGGACGGCATCGTGACCGCGGACGGGGTCAGCCACAAGGTCGATATCATCGTCTACGCCACCGGTTTTCGGCACACCGACGTGCTGTGGCCGATGACGATCACCGGCCGCGACGGCGTCGACCTGCACACCGTCTGGGGCAACAGGCCGTTCGCCTACCTGGGGATCACCGTCCCGCACTTCCCGAACTTCTTCGTTCTCTACGGGCCGGGCGCGCATCTGGCGCATGGCGGCAGTCTGATCTTCAACTCCGAACTGCAGATGCGCTACATCGACAGCTGCCTCGCGAAGCTGGCCGACCCGAACGTCCATTCCATCGAGCCGACCGCGGACGCGGCCGCCGCGTGGCACGAGCGCACCCAGGCCGAGATCAAGCAGATGGTGTGGTCACACCCGGCGGTCAAGCACAGTTACTTCAAGAACTCCGACGGCGAAATCCACACCGTCAGCCCCTGGCGGCTCAACGAGTACTGGGCTGAGACGCGCGAGCCAGACTGGTCGGCGTTCGAGATCCGAAGCAGGACATGA
- a CDS encoding alpha/beta fold hydrolase: MSKGLARWLAGAAGVGALGTIAGVTVARSVTRRVVVDDPYVNEDFETLDGDRSYLVTTPDGVPLAVREVGPTDAPLTVVFAHGFCLRMGSFHFQRIRLSEEWGSQVRMIFYDQRGHGRSGAAPPETYTVTQLGMDLETVLQVIAPRGPIVLVGHSMGGMTVLSHARQFPQQYGNRITGAALISSAAEGVAKSPLGEILNNPALEAVRRAARSAPKLVHRGRNATRSLIGPILRAASYSNINVSPTIAAFSEEMMLGTPIPTMVEFLQALEVHDETKGLATLATIPTLIVCGDRDLVTPAEYSRRMAAALPDCELVIVSRAGHLVLLDQSEPVNGALVRLVKRATPSRFAVISQRLRDRVLRRD; encoded by the coding sequence ATGAGCAAGGGGTTGGCACGGTGGCTGGCCGGTGCGGCGGGCGTGGGTGCGCTCGGCACCATCGCCGGAGTCACGGTGGCGCGTTCGGTCACTCGTCGTGTTGTGGTCGACGACCCGTATGTCAACGAAGATTTCGAGACACTCGACGGTGACCGCAGTTATCTGGTGACCACCCCCGACGGTGTGCCGTTGGCGGTGCGCGAGGTCGGGCCCACCGATGCGCCGTTGACCGTGGTGTTCGCCCACGGATTCTGTCTTCGCATGGGGTCCTTCCACTTTCAGCGCATCCGGCTGTCGGAGGAGTGGGGCTCGCAGGTCCGGATGATCTTCTACGACCAGCGCGGTCACGGTCGATCCGGTGCGGCTCCGCCGGAGACCTACACCGTGACGCAGCTGGGCATGGACTTGGAGACCGTGTTGCAGGTGATCGCGCCGCGCGGTCCGATCGTGCTGGTCGGCCACTCGATGGGCGGAATGACGGTGTTGTCGCACGCCCGGCAGTTCCCGCAGCAATACGGCAACCGGATCACCGGGGCGGCGTTGATCTCGTCCGCAGCCGAAGGCGTCGCCAAATCCCCGCTGGGCGAAATTCTGAACAACCCTGCGCTGGAAGCTGTTCGGCGTGCCGCGCGGTCGGCGCCCAAACTCGTCCACCGCGGCCGCAACGCGACGCGTTCGCTGATCGGCCCGATTCTTCGGGCGGCGTCGTACTCGAACATCAACGTCAGCCCGACCATCGCGGCGTTCTCCGAGGAGATGATGCTCGGCACCCCGATTCCGACCATGGTGGAGTTCCTGCAGGCGCTGGAGGTTCACGACGAAACCAAGGGACTGGCCACACTCGCCACCATCCCGACCCTGATCGTTTGCGGTGACCGGGACCTGGTGACGCCCGCCGAATACTCCAGGCGAATGGCCGCGGCACTGCCGGATTGCGAGTTGGTGATCGTCTCGCGTGCAGGACATTTGGTTCTGCTGGACCAGTCGGAACCGGTCAACGGCGCGTTGGTGCGGCTGGTGAAACGCGCAACGCCGAGCAGGTTCGCGGTGATCAGCCAGCGGTTGCGCGACCGGGTTCTGCGCCGTGACTGA
- a CDS encoding alpha/beta hydrolase family protein, translating into MGQQVRATYGASLSPDGTAFAHLVDDGGYPRAVQRFLRGWRASSSRDVELPVAGPVSRVIHSADGQWLACEVAPEGSSRKQIWVVTTDPDDRMARRIDGEDAGTAELIAWDGVRVAAILTGEDGIGRSCLLDPNDGTCTVLDRRSGGRLVDAWAGASLIRVGPRGYRELIMLHGRTEIALLPSDPGSTTDAGVILDDHHSRRLRSGPDGEVMKLYRPAKTYKTNQNGSATRGGGFGRGYVRALIRSENGCDHARLLEVVATQDGVSYFVVAERPDCELDEFVVSDDLSTVALLWNVNGCSELQILRYTDYTLDEPIPLPGMVASELSISAGGSMVAMTVEGPSMPRTVELVDVRLRQWEPIDREPSRGPVLPGFPVGIGRVTIPARDGLELNAWLYRPVGAPASGAVVYLHGGPEGQSRPDYSEIFPHLVNNGIAVLAPNVRGSGGSGRTFGHADDREKRFAAIDDVADCAQFLIDTGEVEPHQIACAGWSYGGYLTMAALTFHPELFAAGVTICGMSDLTTFYRNTEQWIAEAAYAKYGHPFNDRELLEELSPLRRVDALTAPLLVVHGANDTNVPVSESEQIVEALRNAGREVRYLLFGDDGHAILKRENHATLAATMTEWLHSAFGAVRPLVELDAAHD; encoded by the coding sequence ATGGGACAACAGGTGCGCGCCACGTACGGCGCATCGCTGTCCCCGGACGGCACCGCATTCGCGCATCTGGTCGACGACGGCGGTTATCCGCGTGCGGTGCAACGGTTTCTGCGCGGCTGGCGGGCCAGCTCGTCGCGGGACGTCGAGTTGCCGGTCGCGGGCCCGGTGTCCCGGGTCATCCACTCCGCCGACGGTCAGTGGCTGGCCTGTGAGGTGGCGCCCGAGGGCAGCAGCCGCAAGCAGATCTGGGTGGTCACCACCGACCCCGACGACCGGATGGCCCGGCGCATCGACGGCGAAGACGCCGGCACCGCCGAGCTGATCGCCTGGGACGGGGTCCGGGTGGCGGCCATCCTGACCGGCGAGGACGGCATCGGGCGGTCGTGTCTGCTCGACCCGAACGACGGCACGTGTACCGTGCTGGACCGCCGGTCCGGTGGCCGACTGGTCGACGCGTGGGCCGGGGCATCGCTGATCCGGGTCGGGCCGCGCGGCTACCGGGAACTCATCATGCTGCACGGCCGAACCGAAATCGCTTTGCTGCCATCCGATCCGGGGTCGACGACCGATGCCGGCGTGATCCTCGACGACCACCACTCGCGACGTCTGCGCAGCGGGCCGGACGGCGAGGTGATGAAGTTGTACCGCCCCGCCAAGACCTACAAGACCAACCAGAACGGCTCGGCGACCCGGGGCGGCGGGTTCGGCCGCGGCTATGTTCGCGCGCTGATCCGCAGCGAGAACGGCTGCGACCACGCCCGGCTCCTGGAGGTGGTGGCCACTCAGGACGGTGTCAGCTATTTCGTGGTGGCGGAGCGTCCCGACTGTGAGCTCGACGAGTTCGTTGTCAGCGACGACCTGTCGACTGTCGCTCTGCTGTGGAACGTCAACGGCTGCAGCGAGTTACAGATTCTGCGGTACACCGATTACACGCTGGACGAACCGATCCCGTTGCCCGGCATGGTGGCCAGCGAACTGTCGATAAGCGCCGGCGGCTCGATGGTCGCGATGACGGTCGAAGGACCGTCGATGCCGCGGACCGTGGAGTTGGTGGATGTGCGCTTGCGCCAATGGGAACCGATCGACCGCGAGCCCAGCCGCGGTCCGGTGCTGCCCGGTTTCCCGGTCGGCATCGGCCGGGTGACGATCCCGGCGCGCGACGGGCTGGAGCTGAACGCGTGGCTGTACCGGCCCGTCGGCGCACCAGCGAGCGGCGCGGTGGTCTACCTGCACGGCGGGCCGGAAGGCCAGTCCCGGCCGGACTACAGCGAGATCTTCCCGCATCTGGTCAACAACGGGATCGCGGTGCTGGCGCCCAACGTGCGCGGGTCGGGCGGCTCGGGCCGGACGTTCGGCCACGCCGACGACCGGGAGAAGCGATTCGCGGCCATCGACGACGTCGCCGACTGCGCGCAGTTCCTGATCGACACCGGGGAGGTCGAGCCGCACCAGATCGCATGCGCGGGATGGTCATACGGCGGCTACCTGACGATGGCGGCGTTGACCTTCCACCCGGAGCTGTTCGCCGCTGGCGTCACGATCTGCGGGATGAGCGACCTCACCACGTTCTACCGCAACACCGAGCAGTGGATCGCCGAGGCCGCCTACGCGAAATACGGTCATCCGTTCAACGATCGCGAGTTGCTCGAAGAGCTGTCTCCGCTGCGGCGGGTGGACGCGCTGACCGCGCCCCTGCTGGTGGTGCACGGCGCCAACGACACCAACGTCCCGGTGAGCGAATCAGAGCAGATCGTCGAAGCGCTCCGAAACGCCGGTCGCGAAGTGCGCTACCTGTTGTTCGGCGACGACGGCCACGCGATCCTCAAGCGTGAGAACCATGCGACGCTGGCGGCCACGATGACCGAATGGCTGCACTCCGCATTCGGTGCCGTGCGACCGCTCGTCGAGCTAGACGCTGCACACGATTAG
- a CDS encoding NAD(P)H-hydrate dehydratase has translation MRHYYNADGIREAEAPLLASLPDGVLMRRAAYGLTTEIIAELKARTGGVAGRRVCAVVGSGDNGGDGLWAATLLRRRGAAADAVLLAPEHTHPAALAAFRKAGGRIVQSVDATTDLVIDGVVGISASGPLRPNAAEVFAAVDEAGIPVVAVDIPSGIDVETGAITGPAVHAALTVTFGGLKPVHALADCGRVKLVDIGLDLPSTDVVGFDAADVAARWPVPGPHDDKYTQGVTGVMAGSSTYPGAAVLSTSAAVAATSGMVRYAGSAHREVLAHCPEVIASPTPAAAGRVQAWVVGPGLGTDEIGAAALWFALETDLPVLVDADALTILAAHPDMLAARRAPTLLTPHAGEFARLAGAPPGDDRVGATRKLADAFGATVLLKGNVTVIADPGGPVYLNPAGQSWAATAGSGDVLSGMTGALLASGLPAVEAAAAAAFVHARAAALSAGDPGPGDAPTSASRIAGHIRAALATL, from the coding sequence ATGCGGCACTACTACAACGCAGACGGGATCCGCGAGGCCGAAGCACCGTTGCTGGCGAGCCTCCCGGATGGCGTGCTGATGCGGCGTGCGGCCTACGGCTTGACCACCGAAATCATCGCGGAGCTGAAAGCCCGCACCGGTGGCGTCGCCGGCCGCCGGGTCTGCGCGGTCGTCGGGTCCGGAGACAACGGCGGCGACGGACTGTGGGCGGCGACGTTGCTGCGACGCCGCGGCGCGGCCGCCGACGCGGTGCTGCTCGCACCGGAGCACACCCATCCCGCGGCGCTGGCCGCGTTCCGCAAGGCGGGCGGCCGCATCGTCCAAAGTGTCGATGCGACAACCGATCTCGTGATCGACGGCGTGGTGGGAATCTCCGCGTCGGGGCCGCTGCGTCCCAACGCGGCCGAGGTGTTCGCCGCCGTCGATGAGGCGGGGATTCCGGTGGTGGCCGTCGACATCCCCAGCGGTATCGACGTCGAGACCGGCGCGATCACCGGGCCCGCGGTGCACGCCGCGTTGACCGTCACGTTCGGCGGACTCAAGCCGGTGCATGCGCTGGCCGACTGCGGCCGGGTCAAGCTGGTCGACATCGGGCTCGACCTGCCGAGCACCGACGTCGTCGGCTTCGACGCCGCCGACGTGGCTGCGCGCTGGCCGGTGCCCGGGCCACACGACGACAAGTACACCCAGGGCGTCACCGGCGTGATGGCCGGCTCGTCGACCTACCCGGGTGCCGCGGTGCTGAGCACCAGCGCCGCCGTCGCGGCAACGTCTGGAATGGTGCGCTACGCCGGCAGCGCCCACCGCGAAGTACTCGCACACTGTCCCGAGGTGATCGCGTCGCCGACCCCCGCCGCGGCCGGACGGGTGCAAGCCTGGGTGGTCGGGCCCGGCCTGGGCACCGATGAAATCGGCGCCGCCGCACTGTGGTTCGCGTTGGAGACCGATCTGCCGGTGCTGGTCGACGCCGACGCTCTGACGATCCTGGCCGCACACCCCGACATGCTCGCCGCTCGTCGCGCCCCCACCCTGCTGACCCCGCACGCCGGCGAATTCGCCCGCCTGGCCGGCGCTCCACCCGGTGACGACCGGGTCGGCGCCACCCGTAAGCTCGCCGACGCCTTCGGGGCCACGGTGTTGCTCAAGGGCAACGTCACCGTCATCGCCGACCCTGGCGGCCCGGTGTACCTCAACCCGGCCGGCCAGTCCTGGGCCGCGACGGCGGGGTCCGGCGATGTGCTGTCCGGGATGACCGGCGCGCTACTGGCCTCGGGTCTCCCGGCTGTCGAAGCCGCGGCCGCCGCGGCCTTCGTGCACGCCCGCGCGGCCGCGCTGTCGGCGGGCGATCCCGGTCCGGGCGACGCGCCGACGTCCGCGTCGCGCATAGCCGGCCATATCCGCGCCGCCCTCGCCACCCTCTAG
- a CDS encoding glutamate decarboxylase, whose amino-acid sequence MTHSRPSVPAHSIAPAYTGRMFTTPVPALRLPEESMDPEAAYRFIHDELMLDGSSRLNLATFVTTWMDPQADRLMAETFDKNMIDKDEYPLTAAIEQRCVCMVADLFHAEDLRDDDPSSAIGVSTIGSSEAVMLGGLALKWRWRAKIGKGWQKHTPNLVMGSNVQVVWEKFCRYFDVEPRYLPMEEGRYVITPEQVIAAVDENTIGVVGILGTTYTGELEPIAEICAALDKLAADGGVDVPVHVDAASGGFVVPFLHPEIKWDFRLPRVVSINVSGHKYGLTYPGIGFVVWRSKEYLPEDLVFHVNYLGGDMPTFTLNFSRAGNQVIGQYYNFLRLGREGYIEVMRSLSSTARWLGQQLHEADHCEVISDGSAIPVVAFRLARGLGYTEFDVSHELRGFGWQVPAYTMPDNATDISVLRIVVREGLSADLARALHDDARTALASLDKLKPSGHYTAEHFAH is encoded by the coding sequence GTGACCCATAGCCGCCCCTCCGTCCCTGCCCACTCGATCGCGCCCGCCTATACCGGCCGCATGTTCACCACCCCGGTGCCCGCACTGCGGTTGCCGGAGGAATCGATGGACCCCGAGGCGGCCTACCGCTTCATCCACGACGAGTTGATGCTCGACGGCAGTTCGCGGCTGAACCTGGCCACCTTCGTAACCACCTGGATGGATCCCCAGGCGGACAGGCTGATGGCTGAGACCTTCGACAAGAACATGATCGACAAGGACGAATATCCGCTGACTGCGGCGATCGAGCAGCGCTGCGTGTGTATGGTCGCCGACCTGTTCCACGCCGAAGATTTGCGCGACGACGATCCTTCGAGCGCTATCGGGGTGTCGACGATCGGGTCCAGCGAGGCGGTCATGCTCGGAGGTCTGGCCTTGAAATGGCGCTGGCGGGCGAAGATCGGCAAAGGCTGGCAGAAACACACCCCCAACCTGGTCATGGGGTCCAACGTGCAGGTGGTCTGGGAGAAGTTCTGTCGTTACTTCGACGTCGAGCCCCGGTATCTGCCGATGGAGGAGGGGCGGTACGTCATCACGCCAGAACAGGTCATAGCTGCCGTCGATGAGAACACCATCGGCGTCGTGGGGATCCTGGGCACCACGTACACCGGAGAACTCGAGCCGATCGCGGAGATCTGTGCGGCGCTGGACAAGCTGGCTGCCGATGGGGGCGTGGACGTTCCGGTGCATGTCGATGCGGCCAGCGGCGGCTTCGTCGTACCGTTCCTGCACCCCGAAATCAAGTGGGACTTCCGCCTGCCGCGGGTGGTGTCGATCAATGTCAGCGGCCACAAATACGGGCTGACGTATCCCGGCATCGGCTTCGTGGTGTGGCGGAGCAAGGAGTATCTGCCCGAGGATCTGGTGTTCCACGTCAACTACCTCGGCGGCGACATGCCGACGTTCACGCTGAACTTCTCCCGCGCGGGCAACCAGGTGATCGGCCAGTACTACAACTTTCTCCGGCTGGGCCGGGAGGGCTACATCGAGGTCATGCGCAGTTTGTCGTCGACCGCCCGCTGGCTCGGTCAGCAGCTGCATGAAGCCGACCACTGTGAGGTGATCTCGGACGGTTCCGCTATCCCCGTCGTCGCCTTCCGGCTGGCCCGCGGCCTGGGCTACACCGAATTCGACGTGTCGCACGAGCTGCGCGGATTCGGCTGGCAGGTGCCGGCCTACACGATGCCGGACAACGCCACCGACATCTCGGTGCTGCGCATCGTGGTGCGCGAGGGGTTATCGGCCGACCTGGCCCGCGCGCTGCACGACGATGCTCGCACCGCGCTGGCCAGCCTGGACAAGCTCAAGCCGAGCGGTCACTACACGGCGGAGCACTTCGCGCACTAA
- the alr gene encoding alanine racemase — MTAISLTPGVLAEAVVDLGAIAHNVRVLREHAGDAQVMAVVKADGYGHGAARVARAALDAGAAELGVATIDEALALRADGITAPVLAWLHPPGVDFAPAVLADVQIAVSSLRQLDELLDAVRRTGRTAAVTVKVDTGLNRNGVPLAHYPSMLSALGQAAADNAIRLRGVMSHMVYADQPNNPINDIQAQRFSDIVAQAREAKVRFEVAHLSNSSATMSRPDLAFDMVRPGIAVYGLSPVPTLGDMGLMPAMTVKCAVALVKSIRAGEGVSYGHTWIAEQDTTVALMPIGYADGVFRSLGGRLDVLINGKRRPGVGRVCMDQFLVDLGPGHVDVAEGDEAILFGPGTQGEPTAQEWADLLDTIHYEVVTSPRGRITRTYREAGHH, encoded by the coding sequence ATGACTGCGATATCCCTGACCCCGGGCGTGCTTGCCGAGGCCGTGGTGGACCTCGGGGCCATTGCCCACAACGTCCGGGTGCTGCGCGAGCACGCCGGTGACGCGCAGGTGATGGCCGTCGTCAAGGCCGACGGCTACGGGCACGGCGCCGCGCGGGTCGCCCGGGCCGCGTTGGATGCGGGCGCCGCCGAACTGGGTGTGGCCACCATCGACGAGGCGTTGGCGTTGCGCGCCGACGGCATCACAGCGCCGGTGTTGGCCTGGCTGCATCCGCCCGGCGTCGACTTCGCCCCCGCTGTGCTGGCCGACGTGCAGATCGCAGTGTCCTCGCTACGGCAACTCGACGAACTGCTGGACGCGGTCCGGCGAACCGGCCGAACCGCAGCGGTGACCGTCAAGGTTGACACCGGACTGAACCGCAACGGGGTGCCGCTGGCGCACTATCCGTCGATGCTGAGCGCCTTGGGTCAGGCTGCCGCCGACAACGCCATCCGGCTGCGCGGTGTGATGTCACACATGGTCTATGCCGACCAGCCGAACAACCCGATCAATGACATTCAGGCACAACGGTTCAGCGACATCGTGGCTCAAGCGCGCGAAGCGAAGGTGCGGTTCGAGGTGGCGCATCTGTCGAATTCGTCGGCAACCATGTCGCGTCCCGACCTGGCCTTCGACATGGTCCGGCCGGGTATCGCGGTCTACGGACTGAGTCCGGTGCCGACGCTGGGCGACATGGGCCTGATGCCGGCAATGACGGTGAAATGTGCTGTTGCGCTGGTGAAGTCGATTCGAGCGGGTGAGGGTGTGTCGTACGGACACACCTGGATCGCTGAGCAGGACACCACCGTTGCGCTGATGCCGATCGGCTACGCCGACGGTGTCTTCCGGTCGCTGGGTGGCCGGCTGGATGTGCTGATCAACGGCAAGCGGCGACCCGGTGTCGGCCGGGTCTGCATGGACCAGTTCCTGGTCGACCTCGGTCCGGGACACGTCGACGTCGCCGAAGGCGACGAGGCGATCCTGTTCGGGCCGGGCACGCAGGGTGAGCCGACCGCGCAGGAGTGGGCGGACCTGCTGGACACCATTCACTACGAAGTGGTGACCAGTCCGCGGGGACGCATCACCAGGACCTACCGCGAGGCTGGACATCATTGA
- the tsaB gene encoding tRNA (adenosine(37)-N6)-threonylcarbamoyltransferase complex dimerization subunit type 1 TsaB, producing the protein MKKPVLAIDTATPAVTAGIVADGSVLAERVTVDARAHAERLTPNVLVALADAGLTMTDLNAVVVGCGPGPFTGLRVGMATAAAYGHALDVPVYGVCSLDAIGALTTGELLVVTDARRREVYWARYRDGVRTDGPAVSAPADVDPGPARSVAGSPDHAALFGLPCIEPRYPTAAGLVAAVADWSAPPPALVPMYLRRPDAKTIAEREAAQR; encoded by the coding sequence GTGAAGAAGCCGGTGCTGGCCATCGACACCGCGACTCCCGCCGTGACGGCGGGCATCGTCGCCGACGGCAGCGTCCTGGCCGAGCGGGTCACCGTCGACGCCCGCGCGCACGCCGAACGGCTCACCCCAAACGTGTTGGTCGCCTTGGCCGATGCCGGCTTGACCATGACCGACCTGAACGCCGTGGTGGTGGGCTGCGGGCCGGGCCCGTTCACCGGTTTGCGGGTCGGCATGGCAACCGCCGCCGCCTACGGGCATGCCCTGGACGTCCCGGTGTACGGGGTGTGCAGCCTCGACGCCATCGGCGCGTTGACCACCGGCGAGTTGCTGGTGGTGACCGACGCCCGCCGGCGCGAGGTTTACTGGGCCCGCTACCGCGACGGCGTCCGCACCGACGGGCCGGCGGTCAGCGCCCCCGCCGACGTCGACCCGGGTCCCGCTCGCTCGGTGGCCGGCTCACCCGATCATGCTGCGCTGTTCGGACTGCCCTGCATCGAGCCGCGGTATCCGACGGCGGCGGGGCTGGTCGCCGCGGTCGCCGACTGGTCGGCACCGCCGCCGGCCCTGGTGCCGATGTATCTGCGTCGACCCGATGCCAAGACCATCGCCGAGCGGGAAGCCGCTCAGCGATGA
- the rimI gene encoding ribosomal protein S18-alanine N-acetyltransferase, which translates to MTARSEHVTIGALTVDDADRCAELENLLFPGDDPWPTAAFVRELAATHNHYVAARIATELVGYGGISRLGRTPPFEYEIHTIGVDPEYQGRGIGRRMLDELLNIADGGVVHLEVRTDNEPAIALYRSVGFTQVGLRRRYYRISGADAYTMRREAQ; encoded by the coding sequence ATGACCGCCCGCAGCGAGCACGTCACCATCGGCGCCCTGACGGTCGACGACGCCGACCGCTGCGCCGAGCTGGAGAACCTGCTCTTTCCCGGCGACGACCCCTGGCCGACGGCCGCATTCGTCCGCGAACTCGCCGCCACCCACAATCACTACGTGGCCGCACGGATCGCGACAGAGCTCGTCGGATACGGCGGCATCTCCCGGCTGGGCCGCACACCGCCCTTCGAATACGAGATCCACACCATCGGCGTCGACCCGGAATATCAGGGCCGCGGCATCGGCCGGCGAATGCTGGACGAGCTGCTGAACATCGCCGACGGCGGCGTCGTCCATCTGGAGGTCCGCACCGACAACGAGCCCGCGATCGCGCTGTACCGCAGTGTGGGATTCACCCAAGTGGGTCTGCGACGGCGGTACTACCGAATCAGCGGGGCTGACGCATACACCATGCGACGGGAGGCGCAGTGA